One window of Oryzias melastigma strain HK-1 unplaced genomic scaffold, ASM292280v2 sc02346, whole genome shotgun sequence genomic DNA carries:
- the LOC112140409 gene encoding uncharacterized protein LOC112140409 — protein sequence MSLTLLLFTLELLVQASSEELLTQTPGALSVVQGQTVSIRCKSSRSISYHFNWYLQKQGEVPKFLIYATSNRQSGVSDRFSGSSSGLDYTLTISGVQPEDSGVYYCETGYDINTYKLIVSSFELVCFRVRERVSVQSEVFVRCFNQFVSLWWTFGGGTRLEFGSDTSPSLTVLLPSKEEKQQGNATLMCVANKGFPSDWTLSWKVDGCIKSSNWEESRSPGVLQKDGLYSWSSTLRLSADQWEKVTCEAKRGSQTAVSETLRRDQCSQS from the exons ATGTCACTGACTCTGCTGCTCTTCACCCTGGAGCTCCTGGTTCAGG cttcatcagAAGAACTGCTGACTCAGACTCCCGGAGCTCTGTCTGTAGTTCAAGGACAGACTGTCTCCATCAGATGTAAATCTAGTAGAAGTATTAGCTACCACTTCAACTGGTATCTTCAGAAACAAGGAGAAGTTCccaagtttttaatttatgctACAAGCAATCGTCAGTCTGGAGTTTCTGATCGTTTCAGTGGATCAAGCTCTGGATTAGATTacactctgaccatcagtggagttCAGCCTGAAGATTCAGGAGTTTATTACTGTGAGACTGGCTATGACATCAACA CATATAAATTAATTGTGTCATCATTTGAGCTTGTTTGTTTCAGAGTCAGAGAGCGTGTCTCTGTACAGtcagaggtttttgtacgatgcttcaaccagtttgtatcACTGTGGTGGACTTTTGGTGGAGGAACCAGACTGGAGTTTGGAA GTGACACCAGTCCATCCCTGACCGTGCTCCTCCCCTCCaaggaggagaagcagcaggGAAATGCCACACTCATGTGTGTGGCCAACAAGGGCTTCCCCTCAGACTGGACTCTGTCCTGGAAGGTGGACGGCTGCATTAAGAGCAGCAActgggaggagagcaggagccCCGGGGTGCTGCAGAAGGACGGCCTCTACAGCTGGAGCAGCACCCTGAGGCTCTCTGCAGACCAGTGGGAGAAGGTGACCTGTGAGGCCAAGAGAGGATCCCAGACTGCAGTCTCAGAGACTCTCAGGAGAGACCAGTGCTCCCAGTCCTGA